tttttttcaatattttacctttttactatattttattttttataagaaagttcACTCTGTCcctttcttcttatttttcttttttgtaactAATCATTCCATCGTAAGGTAAAGCTTTTGTGGTTCTTTCATATCATTTTGAGTGGAAAAAGAATTTGAGTATCTATAGATATCGTACTTATAAAAAGGGAAGTATCTGTAGATATCCATCACAAGCTCAGCAACAGCTTCAATGTCTTAAACTTGAAGTGCAAGCTCAAATAGTTTTTAATCTATCATGTTGCCAAGAAATGAAGTATTTCTAGGTGTAAAGTTCTCCTAAACAAATTATACAATGGTAAATACTTTGTCAGGCTGGGTAATACAAGGTCTTACCCTGTATCGACTCTCCTCCCTCTGgccaaaaggaaaaagaaaaagaaatattacagcactaaatattttttgtcctgaaaatttcttttaatattgttGAAACTTATAATGAACATGTGGAAATAATGTCATTGAGACTAGTCAACACTTGTTTTGAACAAGATTCTGTCGCTGGACAGAGAGTTGCTCACAAAATGAATTGGATCATTTTCAACTGAGCTTTGTATTGGAACTTCCATTTACCTTCCACTAAAATATCTGACAAAGCGATTGTATTACATCATGCTTTGCAATTTGTATGGCTGTATTGTATTGGAGTGCTATGTGCGACTTCCTCACTTAGGAGTGAAAATTCTTTATCATACCTTCTCATGCATAAAAGAGGCAGACtgattcctttgtttttttaataagtaagaaatcttattttatttgcagGAAGGACTTGGTAGCGTATTGAGCAAGTTACAAATTTCCTCTGTGGTAAACGacttgatctttcatttctGCTTTGTGTTCTTATGCCTTTAAGTGACTCCACAATCAAATTTATGTCGCGTGCCTGTATgttctttaatttcattatggACAACATTCTCTTTCTGTGAAATTGTACTTCCTGTGCCCTAAGTTCCATCTTATCAAAAGACTCAGTAACTGAGTATGTCCCCCAATAAAtggttttctgttatttaaattattttgaattagtGCATGGAGACTTGGAGTGGAGAGTTTATTTTTTGGGAGAGCAAATAGTGCAACATGATGCttattcacaataatttttttttttttttctgttttttatgtgatatcattttctaaaatgtgAGAAAGTTCTTGTACATGTAATAGAACAATCCCCTATgtaatttatctctaaaaatataaataaatacactatGCAATTGTTTTATGGTTCCAGCAAGAATTATAGGCACCTTTAGAAAACAATTCTCAATGTAATTGCTCTCCCCAAAAAAGGAAATACTCCGTTTTTATGGTTATGGCAGGAATTATAGACACCTTTGCTCTCCCCAAAAAAGGAAATACTCCGTTTTTATGGTTATGGCAGGAATTATAGACACCTTTAGAACATATGGAAATATCGAGTTTTGAGGCTTTAGAATCCTACTAACAAgtaaaaatttctcttttttgatCCGTCGTCGTCTTGTCAATCCTAGTCCACAATACCAAGTCACCAACTTCAGAGCCCCAAGCCCTCGAGTAAAAGCAGTCCAGCTTGTATGGCATCCATAATTGAGCGACTGATTTGGCCTGTCCACCCATGGCTCAATGTGTTGTGCTGCCCACAGCTTGAAGCCCATGAACATGCCAAGCACGCTGGCATCTACATCtctaaaatgttgaaaatgactttctttatataaaaaaaaaaaactaaagacaaGAGATTAGGATTTGTTGGCCAAATTCTATATGATTAAGATGAAATTTTTCCTGACGACAAGAATGGGGAGGACATATAAATCTAATTGTGGGCTTAAAAAGTTGTGGTCCAATATAATTTGTATGACATTTTGAGTGTTTATACTTGGAACGTGTTTGTGTATTGATGTTATATCCAATCTGTGTGATGTGGGTGCATTATATGGGTTTAACCGGGTGGAAGGCATGCTCCTTTGCATAGTGTCTGAGATCCCTCATCATCAAAATGTTTGTGTATTCATGTAAACATGTGTGTTACAAAGCtgagatatttattttttatacttttgctACAGCCAACGctccattttttaaaagaggGGAAAAAGGCTGCTGAAGTAATTGGCGCTGATGTGGCTCGCTTGAAGGATACGATGGAGAAACTCTACAAGTAATTCATTGCCGATCTACTTGACATCATCTTTATGCCTTTTGTGTATTTGGTAATAGGGTAAACATATTTGGTGCTTTTTTAAATTGGGTCTTGCATGGTTCTCATATGGACCTAAAATGGTCTACTCAAGTTCTTTTAAATGCATgtttaagaaaaaggaaaataaaaggttatgtttagatgtgtttgataATAAAGGTGGCATCAAATGTGGTTTTAACtcttatttttcccaaagaatcAGATAACTTAGATTGTTGTTGGGTTAATCATAGAACATGTTGAATCTCCTGTGTTTTGTATCAGAGCTTTGACCACTGTAAAATTTGACACCTATTCAAATTTAAGAGTTAtgcaatgtttaaattttaaaatttgcttGCCACTTGATGTATAAGTGGTAAGAGCATGAATTGAATGAGATGCTTTTTCATGTTAGAGGAATCGTCCATGCTGTCTTAGTTCTAATTGGAAATTTTGGAATTTTGGCTGAGCGATTAGTTTGTGTCTTATTTTTGGCAGGACTGACTGAGGATACCAGAGGGAATGCATGGCAGAGGATGTATAATTTGATGTCTTAATAACCTTTTAAAGTAAATTCAAGAAATTAATGAGATCGCTCGGGGTAatattataaaaggaaaaaaaaaatgtacttggTCGGTCAGGTTCACTTGTGTTCTTGGCCAATGAGGCAATTTCGTGTAGTAATCGTTTTATCAGTAGAATGTTGCATAAGAACTTCGTCTTTTTATCCTTATTATATGATCTTTTTTCTTGAAAACCCTTCAagggttttttgttttgggcAGTTATAAGTCAGTAGATCAATGTCAACTTCGTAATTGAATCTGGAAAATAAGTGcgtcaaggaaaaaaaaaaaaggttgagcTGGGAATCTGGGATGGAACCATATTAAtgactataaataaatacacaaaatatttgTCAAGTTTAATAACAGGAATTTTCACTGAAATCTTGTTTGCCAATTAGATTTATCAATGGAAATACGTATTTacgaaataaatattttagttataaataaattatataaaaataaatttataaattgatattatttgatatattatattaaattataaagatatttttattgtaaaatagatttaataaagTACTTTTGTGGACGTAGCACTTGCAATTAAACCCgcccaaagaaaaaaacttgaCCCGCTCAATCTGGACTGGCCGACCCACTCAATCTGTACGCGACCTTAAACGCTGCTAAGAGATGCTGAACCGCAAATCCGAAGAGTATTATCAGAGACCCTTTTCTCGTGTGAAGAGCGTCGCAATGGCCGTGCCACTTGCTCAGACTACTCTCTTGTTCAGAACTTCACTCCTTCTCTCCAAAAATGCCCTCAGAAGCTTCACCTCTTGCATTCCTCCctcatcctcttcttcctcttattcTTCCTCTGAGCTTCACCGCAAGCAATGGAGGCAACCGGTGGCCTCGGTGCTCGAATTTGGTGGAGTCAAGATCGGTCGAGAAGGTAACTTATCCTCTTTCagaaactttataatttttcgGTCGGGGTTGGTCCAAAATTATGAACCTTTTCGCTTAATCTATAGTGGGTATCCTGCGCATTTTCAAATTCTGCACTGTCTGAACTGGTTTATTGTTAGTTTATTTTCCTTATCTGTAAATTCTGTGCTAAGGCTGTAAGGTTGTAGTTTCTGTATTCCATGAGCATTTTTACCATTTGAGTTGGTGTAGTTTTCCTTGTTATACTGTTACGAGATTGCCGTGCAGTACGGGgcgatttattttttcttattctgttGGATGTACGACTGTGTAAAACGTTATGTTAGTCTCGGATTTTGTTAGGACGAATTTCTGAGTTGATTGCCCTGGTCACAATTTGGAAATGCAATTTCTTCAAGAAGTAGACCTCAACTTTATATCGTTTTGACTGCTATACTGCTGAACTTCCATTTCTGAGGATTGTGGGTGAGTCTGAAACCATTACCAGAGTGCAAATAACTTCCATACCTGTTGGATTTATACGGCCAGTGTACTGTTTTGGTTATCTACGCATAAATTCACCTATCTTCGGATAATGGATGTGCAGATGTGGTAAGGGATGATCCCACAAACAACGTCCCggattcaattttttcaagacTCGGAATGCAACTTCATAGAAGGGATCAGCATCCGATTGGGATTCTGAAGAATgcaatatatgagtattttgacACCAGTTATTCAAATACGTTTGATAAGTTTGATAATCTCTGCCCAATTGTATCTGTAAAACAGGTATTTATGCAAATTGTTATAATGTTTCATCACAAATTGCATGTTTATGACGGCTCTCTCTTTAGCTGGTGCTGCTCATATGATGACCAGATTTGTGTGTTGCACATGCAACTATGAATCATCACATAGATTATACGGCTTGTATCcacttattttttttggaaaatgatgaaatatatattcataaaactTCTGGTTTCCTGCAAGATTGGACTCCCCTCCCCCAGATTGCTTCAAATGCATGGCTTTCATGTGCTCATCGGAATCTCCCGAACTTTACAATGATTTCATACTCCTATTTTATTGTGacatgttttgaattatttttgctctctctctctctctctggttttctgttttctatttttgtgaTGGTAAGTGTACTTCTTGCAGAACTTTGATGATGTCTTGGTTCCTGCTGATCATGTAAGCAGGAGTTATAATGACACATACTATATTGACTCTCAAACTGTTTTGAGGTGTCATACAAGTGCACATCAGGCAGAACTATTGAGAAAAGGACACACTCATTTTCTTGTAACAGGAGATGTGTACCGTAGGGATTCCATCGACTCAACTCATTACCCCGTGTTTCATCAGGTTTCTAATCTTTGGTTCtgacaattaaaattatatatcaaagtTTCTTCTTCATTGTGTTTGATGAATCTGTTTTGTGGATATATAGATGGAAGGTGTTCGTGTGTTTCAACCGGATGAGTGGGAGGCATCTGGCATAGATGCCACATCTTATGCAGCCGAGGACTTGAAGAAATGTCTTGAGGGCTTAGCACGTCATCTATTTGGTAAACTTAAGAGTACCTTTCTGAGCAAATGCTTACGGTATAATATCAGTTGCCACCATGGTTTCCTTGGCTTAATTCTCATGCTTTCCTTGTATCTTCTTCTCCATCTAGAAAGGTGTTCTTTTGTACACTCCCTCTGTACTTGGATTGCGCCTTTTGCACCTTTAATCAAGCATTATTACTTCTAAAAAATCAGTTGCCTCCATGGTGTACACTCTTAGTACTATAAAATaagtgaagtttgaaaaaaacgAAATAATTTGGACGgaatttcagtttattttaggTGAGATAAACCagcaaaagttttttttgggaGTAAAATTAAATCAATGCGGGAAActttttttaagtgtttaatTCCTTaatcttctaataattctttataatttctGTTCTTAGgcttgatgtttattttgtagaaTGCGTTTGGACCCTGTGATTTAAAATTTGCTAAAATTATCAGGTGCTGTGGAAATGCGCTGGATTGATGCTTATTTCCCATTCACCAATCCGTCATTTGAACTTGAGATATACTTTAAGGTATGCCATTCTATAACCTGATAGCCTTTCTGAAGAACTCTGCTCGTTTCTTCTGTACAGTCCCTTCTGTTATGgccatttcattaaaatattttctttccaatcTGAAAAtgccagaaaataaaaaagtagtatAAACTCTTCTTTTATCCTGGGGTCTTTCTGATTTTCTTATGTTGcaaaaatttaataatcaaGTACTGATATGATATCCGACATGTGGTTATGccaataaatgatataaaatatgaaaaatatgacaGTAACATAAACAGCAGAAGATTAAGTAGCTTAAATGATATGGTCTTAGTCTTGGTGGTATGTTCCCTCCAGGTCTAAAGTTCAAATTctcttgggtgcaaataatttttaagggCCATTAGACTGAGAAAACAtctccttgaattacccgaagTTCACTTGCGGAAAACTTCTTGACtagggcctgtgcacccttgGGATTAGTCGGAACTTTATTCTCGGACatctggtgccaataaaaaaaatgatgagttCTGTTTCTCCAGATTTGATATACAGACTCTGATGTGTTCCAACCCCATGTATGTCCTTTTTCAGTTGAACTTACATGTATTACACCCCTTTCCCATGGGTTAATTTACCACACAAAAAAAAGAGTATTGTATTTATTGTTATAATgtatatttctaataatgttgG
This genomic interval from Juglans regia cultivar Chandler chromosome 3, Walnut 2.0, whole genome shotgun sequence contains the following:
- the LOC109002523 gene encoding phenylalanine--tRNA ligase, chloroplastic/mitochondrial, whose translation is MLNRKSEEYYQRPFSRVKSVAMAVPLAQTTLLFRTSLLLSKNALRSFTSCIPPSSSSSSYSSSELHRKQWRQPVASVLEFGGVKIGREDVVRDDPTNNVPDSIFSRLGMQLHRRDQHPIGILKNAIYEYFDTSYSNTFDKFDNLCPIVSVKQNFDDVLVPADHVSRSYNDTYYIDSQTVLRCHTSAHQAELLRKGHTHFLVTGDVYRRDSIDSTHYPVFHQMEGVRVFQPDEWEASGIDATSYAAEDLKKCLEGLARHLFGAVEMRWIDAYFPFTNPSFELEIYFKEKWLEVLGCGVMEQEILKRADRVNNVAWAFGLGLERLAMVLFDIPDIRLFWSNDERFTSQFSKGQLGIKFKPFSKYPPCYKDMSFWINESFTENNLCEIVRGVAGDLAEEVLLIDNFTNKKGMTSHCYRIAYRSMERSLTDEEINELQWNVRDQVQSKLKVVLR